The Verrucomicrobiota bacterium genome has a segment encoding these proteins:
- a CDS encoding type I 3-dehydroquinate dehydratase translates to MATAHSAACLARLKELSSAKESVPFDFLELRADFLPSPIPSAPRPLLATVRHPSEGGNPALTDQDRRERVQGCLRLADLFDVELARGERHPEVLQHPRRADFIAIASFHDFEGMPAIDQLQEKIEQARERGFDLAKFAVTPKNHYQLADLVELLQTSPLPLALMGMGPLGPISRVVLGQAGSVLNYGYLNRPNAPGQLPAAELHRLLATLKRET, encoded by the coding sequence GTGGCCACCGCTCACAGCGCCGCCTGCCTGGCCCGGCTGAAAGAGTTGTCCTCGGCCAAAGAAAGCGTGCCTTTCGACTTTCTCGAGCTTCGCGCCGATTTCCTGCCCTCCCCTATTCCCAGCGCACCGAGACCGCTTTTGGCGACCGTTCGCCATCCCAGTGAAGGCGGCAACCCGGCCCTCACCGATCAGGATCGTCGGGAAAGGGTCCAAGGCTGCCTCCGCCTGGCCGATCTCTTCGACGTCGAGCTCGCGCGAGGGGAGCGGCATCCGGAAGTCCTCCAGCATCCGAGACGGGCTGACTTCATCGCCATCGCCTCCTTTCACGACTTCGAAGGCATGCCAGCCATCGATCAGCTACAAGAAAAAATCGAGCAAGCGAGGGAACGGGGCTTCGACCTGGCCAAGTTCGCGGTCACGCCAAAAAACCACTACCAGCTCGCCGATCTCGTCGAACTCCTCCAAACTAGCCCCCTCCCCCTAGCCCTCATGGGCATGGGACCCCTCGGGCCGATTTCCCGGGTCGTCCTGGGCCAGGCCGGAAGTGTTCTCAACTACGGCTACCTCAACCGACCGAACGCCCCCGGCCAGCTCCCAGCTGCCGAACTCCACCGCCTCCTCGCCACCCTGAAACGCGAAACCTGA
- the thiE gene encoding thiamine phosphate synthase gives MTEARFYGILDLGYVELSQASQTARRLLAAGVDVLQLRAKAHQASDLLVLAGELGTACREAGVPFIVNDFPELAAEVGASGVHLGQEDGSLAEVRERFPALAILGRSTHSLEQACAAEREGADYIGFGPLHATPTKPGRAPIGLGDLATVHQRVRLPIFAIGGIKLDNLSQVAAAGAKRVVIVSELLQSGDPAAYIAQARARLGRS, from the coding sequence ATGACCGAGGCCCGCTTTTACGGCATTCTCGATCTGGGCTACGTCGAACTCTCCCAAGCCAGCCAGACCGCGCGGAGGCTTTTGGCGGCTGGCGTGGACGTGCTCCAGCTGCGAGCCAAGGCCCACCAGGCGAGCGATCTCCTGGTTCTCGCGGGTGAGCTGGGGACGGCTTGCCGCGAAGCGGGGGTGCCGTTCATCGTGAATGATTTTCCGGAGCTGGCTGCTGAGGTGGGGGCGAGCGGGGTCCATCTGGGGCAGGAGGATGGGTCTCTCGCTGAGGTCCGAGAGCGGTTCCCCGCACTCGCGATTCTCGGACGCTCCACCCACAGTTTGGAGCAGGCCTGCGCCGCCGAGAGGGAAGGAGCGGACTACATTGGCTTTGGCCCCTTGCATGCCACGCCCACCAAACCGGGCCGCGCTCCCATCGGCTTGGGAGACTTGGCAACCGTTCACCAACGGGTGCGCCTTCCCATCTTCGCGATCGGCGGGATCAAGCTGGACAATCTCTCCCAGGTAGCCGCGGCGGGAGCGAAACGAGTCGTGATTGTCTCCGAGCTCTTGCAAAGTGGCGACCCTGCCGCTTACATCGCCCAGGCCAGGGCCCGTCTCGGCCGGTCCTAA
- a CDS encoding PfkB family carbohydrate kinase translates to MSLLVAGTIAIDNIKTPVADEKGLLGGSAAYAALSASFFHQPVHLVGIVGQDFPEAHLEMLQGKGVDLGGLERSSGESFFWAGEYFDNMNQRKTLEVSVNVLESWQPKIPPALQASSHVVLANMSPENQMQVLDQLTGEPFVVADTMDLWMEIAKDRLLDVLQRIDLLVLNDSEARLLAGTNNLIVAGARLQGMGPAKVIIKLGEHGCFLFGEGEHEFFSCAAYPLKGVEDPTGAGDTFLGGLIGHLAAQGSHQPSFTELKQACVHGTIMASFTCEEFSTRKLEEIALGQVQARLNRFREYTAF, encoded by the coding sequence ATGTCTTTGCTCGTCGCCGGAACCATCGCCATCGATAACATCAAAACTCCGGTCGCGGATGAGAAGGGCTTGCTGGGCGGGTCCGCAGCCTACGCCGCCTTGAGCGCCTCCTTCTTCCACCAGCCGGTCCACTTGGTGGGGATCGTCGGGCAGGATTTTCCGGAAGCGCATCTAGAGATGCTGCAGGGGAAAGGCGTCGACCTCGGCGGCTTGGAGCGATCCTCCGGCGAGTCCTTTTTCTGGGCCGGCGAATACTTCGATAATATGAACCAGCGCAAGACCTTGGAGGTCTCGGTCAATGTCCTGGAAAGCTGGCAGCCGAAAATCCCGCCCGCTCTCCAAGCCAGCAGCCATGTGGTGCTGGCCAACATGAGTCCGGAGAATCAGATGCAAGTGCTCGACCAGTTGACCGGCGAACCCTTTGTGGTGGCCGACACCATGGACCTCTGGATGGAGATCGCCAAGGATCGCCTGCTGGATGTGCTCCAGCGGATTGATTTGCTGGTGCTCAATGACAGCGAGGCCCGCCTGCTGGCCGGCACCAACAATCTCATCGTGGCCGGCGCGCGCTTGCAAGGGATGGGTCCCGCGAAGGTCATCATCAAGTTAGGAGAACATGGCTGCTTTCTTTTCGGCGAGGGTGAGCACGAGTTCTTCTCTTGTGCCGCTTACCCGCTGAAGGGCGTGGAAGACCCGACCGGCGCGGGCGACACGTTCCTGGGTGGCCTCATCGGGCATTTGGCGGCTCAGGGCAGCCATCAGCCCAGCTTCACCGAATTGAAGCAGGCCTGCGTTCACGGGACGATCATGGCGTCCTTCACGTGCGAGGAGTTTTCGACTCGCAAGTTGGAAGAGATCGCCCTCGGCCAGGTGCAAGCTCGCCTGAATCGCTTCCGGGAATACACCGCTTTCTGA
- a CDS encoding helicase C-terminal domain-containing protein, with protein sequence MIRVEDGGGGGASLIEGVRDFFGPAGRLASWSGYEHRSQQLQLSEAIASALSSGRPLLAEAGTGVGKSLAYLHPATQLALEGERKAIVSTHTIHLQEQLLHKDLPLLEEVTGESVRAVLLKGRRNFLCPNRLKNAVRLAASLFTSSEQSELSRILKWSRETEDGSLSDLPFVPSPKVWGQVCSEAHLCTMRSCGYGGRCWFQEMRKQVAEAQLVILNHALFFSLVTGGDDLEQPLSGYLFPEDFVVFDEAHTLENVAASALGLNLSSGGLLGELQRLFHPRSHKGLFKVVADEEGTGLVATALQAASDFFDEVTEKARLGEGNGGRERRVREVDWVENSLAPPLHAIEERLKGHYEERTERGLEESGLTAELAEMGRRLREARLGLAHFLDQAREEEVYWVERSGRGVALRSAPVKVADSLRRMFFAEDRPACVFTSATLSAGEAGLGYFRRRVGGEQADALRVESPFDYAKQMRLSVVKSMPPPDEPSYEAKLREWIQHFLKESRGRAFVLFTSYRQLEKTAASLEAWIESQGWIPLRQGASGSRRQLLERFRKEESCVLFGTDSFWTGVDIPGEKLSNVMVVRLPFAVPDHPLVESRIEAIEAEGGNGFRDYSLPEAVLKLRQGVGRLIRSTSDTGMVAILDSRVVSKFYGKRFLEALPKTKVHLVG encoded by the coding sequence ATGATTCGGGTCGAGGATGGTGGAGGCGGCGGAGCTTCGTTGATCGAGGGGGTGCGGGATTTCTTCGGGCCGGCGGGTCGCTTGGCTTCGTGGTCGGGGTATGAGCATCGCTCTCAGCAGCTCCAGCTCTCGGAGGCCATCGCGAGTGCGCTCTCCAGCGGGAGGCCACTCCTGGCCGAGGCGGGGACGGGCGTGGGAAAGTCGCTCGCTTACCTCCATCCGGCGACCCAGTTGGCGCTCGAGGGGGAGCGCAAGGCCATCGTGTCGACCCACACCATTCACTTGCAGGAGCAGCTTTTGCACAAGGATTTGCCACTCTTGGAAGAGGTCACTGGAGAGTCGGTTCGGGCGGTCTTGCTGAAGGGCAGGAGGAATTTCCTTTGTCCCAATCGTCTCAAGAATGCCGTGCGTTTGGCGGCCAGTCTCTTCACCTCTAGTGAGCAATCGGAGCTGTCTCGCATTCTCAAGTGGAGCCGTGAGACGGAGGACGGCTCCCTGAGTGATCTCCCGTTTGTGCCCTCGCCCAAGGTCTGGGGACAGGTCTGCAGCGAGGCGCATCTCTGCACCATGCGGTCCTGTGGCTATGGGGGGCGATGCTGGTTTCAGGAGATGAGGAAGCAGGTGGCGGAAGCCCAGTTGGTCATCCTCAATCACGCGCTTTTCTTCTCGCTCGTGACGGGGGGCGATGACTTGGAGCAGCCCCTTAGTGGCTACCTTTTCCCCGAGGACTTCGTGGTCTTCGATGAGGCCCACACCTTGGAGAATGTGGCGGCTTCCGCCCTGGGATTGAATCTTTCGTCCGGAGGCTTGCTGGGCGAGCTGCAGCGCCTGTTTCATCCCCGCTCTCACAAGGGGCTCTTCAAAGTGGTGGCGGATGAGGAGGGAACCGGCTTGGTGGCGACCGCCTTGCAGGCGGCTTCGGACTTCTTCGACGAGGTCACGGAGAAAGCCCGCTTGGGCGAGGGGAACGGAGGGCGGGAGCGACGGGTGCGGGAGGTCGATTGGGTCGAGAACTCCCTGGCACCACCGCTCCATGCCATTGAGGAGCGCTTGAAAGGGCACTATGAGGAGCGGACGGAAAGGGGCCTCGAGGAGAGTGGGCTGACCGCCGAGTTGGCCGAGATGGGGCGTCGCTTGCGAGAAGCCCGCTTGGGATTGGCCCATTTCTTGGACCAAGCCAGAGAGGAAGAGGTCTATTGGGTGGAGCGCTCCGGGCGGGGCGTCGCCCTCCGCTCGGCTCCGGTCAAGGTGGCCGATTCGCTGCGGCGGATGTTTTTCGCCGAAGATCGACCAGCCTGCGTCTTCACGAGCGCCACCCTCTCGGCCGGGGAGGCGGGGCTGGGCTACTTTCGCCGACGGGTGGGTGGCGAGCAGGCGGATGCGCTTCGGGTCGAGAGTCCCTTCGATTACGCCAAGCAGATGCGACTTTCGGTGGTCAAGTCGATGCCCCCTCCGGACGAGCCCAGCTACGAAGCCAAGCTCCGGGAGTGGATCCAACACTTCCTGAAAGAGTCCCGGGGGCGTGCCTTCGTGCTGTTTACAAGCTACCGGCAGTTGGAGAAAACGGCCGCTTCGCTCGAGGCCTGGATCGAGAGCCAAGGCTGGATTCCCCTGCGGCAAGGGGCCTCGGGTTCACGCCGACAGTTGCTCGAACGTTTCCGGAAAGAGGAGAGCTGCGTGCTTTTTGGGACGGATAGTTTCTGGACCGGGGTGGATATCCCGGGCGAGAAACTCTCCAATGTGATGGTGGTCCGGCTGCCGTTCGCCGTTCCGGACCACCCGCTGGTCGAGTCACGCATCGAAGCGATCGAGGCCGAGGGCGGCAATGGCTTTCGCGACTACTCGCTCCCGGAAGCGGTCTTGAAATTGCGCCAAGGAGTGGGTCGCTTGATTCGCTCGACCTCGGACACCGGGATGGTGGCCATTTTGGACTCTCGCGTGGTGAGCAAGTTTTATGGGAAACGCTTTTTGGAGGCCTTGCCGAAGACGAAGGTCCATCTGGTGGGGTAA